One part of the Sorangiineae bacterium MSr11954 genome encodes these proteins:
- the ligA gene encoding NAD-dependent DNA ligase LigA, whose product MSKSTKEKAEIERLESEIRHHNRLYWDLATPEISDVDYDKLVRRLKELAPDAPVLSEMGPSKDPARVLGQEFRHKEPMLSLDKCYEPAELEEWASSFDGKVVAMPKFDGIACALHYEGGRLKVAATRGDGQVGDDITVNVLEIKDVPAKIPTKETIEVRGEIYMRLSVFAKFKAAGMANPRNLTAGAIKQKDKAKSAAYELSFAAYDLIGTKADSQVTELEELVRFGFAKMDYLVLERDRIMEGFEKFTEWRPNLDYEIDGVVYKVDSIKEQRRLGQTSHHPRFAIAYKFQGDSGITVLRQVEWSVARTGAITPVAIVEPVNLSGVTVTRASLHNVAFIGSLGLTLGAHVTLVRRGGVIPNLENVTTPGTEPVPIPEQCPSCGSPVVRERDFIFCTTPNTCKAAVIGQLAHYAATVGMLGFGDAILEHGYNAGILRSPVDFYKLQWEEIAKFERCGEKIAKKLVAEVDKKRNLELATFLRALGISELGKHVSAILADRYRTLDLVLAVTEEELLETHSIGSSIAKSVVAGLAEARPVIEALREHVTIAAPAHQDGGAEGPLSNMSFVFTGKMVAFSRSEAEKRVRALGGAVLSSVTKQLTYLVVGADKSGPKSTKEKAAEKLIGQGATLKVLSEDELLAMLESDKAS is encoded by the coding sequence GTGAGCAAGAGCACCAAGGAAAAGGCCGAAATCGAACGTCTCGAGAGTGAAATCCGACACCACAATCGACTGTATTGGGATCTGGCGACCCCCGAAATCTCCGACGTCGATTACGACAAGCTCGTACGCCGCTTGAAAGAGCTCGCCCCCGACGCCCCCGTGCTCTCCGAGATGGGCCCTAGCAAAGACCCCGCCCGCGTCCTCGGCCAAGAGTTCCGCCACAAAGAGCCGATGCTCTCGCTCGACAAATGCTACGAGCCCGCCGAGCTCGAAGAGTGGGCCTCGTCCTTCGACGGCAAGGTGGTGGCCATGCCCAAGTTCGACGGCATCGCCTGCGCGCTGCACTACGAGGGCGGCCGCCTCAAGGTCGCCGCCACCCGCGGCGATGGCCAGGTGGGCGACGACATCACCGTCAACGTCCTCGAGATCAAAGACGTCCCCGCGAAGATCCCGACCAAGGAGACCATCGAGGTGCGGGGCGAGATTTACATGCGCCTCTCCGTCTTTGCCAAGTTCAAGGCCGCCGGCATGGCCAACCCGCGCAACCTCACGGCGGGCGCCATCAAGCAAAAAGACAAGGCCAAATCGGCGGCCTACGAGCTCTCCTTCGCGGCCTACGATCTCATTGGCACCAAGGCCGACTCCCAAGTCACGGAGCTGGAGGAGCTCGTCCGATTCGGCTTTGCGAAGATGGATTACCTGGTGCTCGAGCGCGACCGCATCATGGAGGGCTTCGAAAAGTTCACCGAGTGGCGGCCGAATCTGGACTACGAAATCGACGGCGTCGTTTACAAAGTCGACTCCATCAAAGAGCAGCGCCGATTGGGGCAGACGTCGCACCATCCCCGCTTCGCCATTGCGTACAAGTTCCAGGGCGACTCCGGTATTACGGTGCTCCGCCAGGTGGAGTGGTCGGTGGCGCGCACGGGGGCCATCACCCCGGTGGCCATCGTCGAACCCGTGAACCTCTCGGGGGTCACCGTCACCCGCGCCTCCTTGCACAACGTGGCCTTCATCGGGAGCCTGGGGCTGACCTTGGGCGCGCACGTCACCCTCGTCCGGCGCGGCGGCGTCATTCCCAACTTGGAGAACGTCACCACCCCGGGCACCGAGCCCGTGCCGATCCCCGAGCAATGTCCGAGCTGCGGCTCGCCGGTCGTGCGCGAGCGCGATTTCATCTTTTGCACCACGCCCAATACGTGCAAAGCCGCGGTCATCGGGCAGCTCGCGCACTACGCGGCCACCGTGGGCATGCTCGGCTTCGGCGACGCCATTCTGGAGCACGGCTACAATGCGGGCATCCTCCGCTCCCCCGTCGATTTTTACAAACTCCAATGGGAGGAGATCGCAAAGTTCGAGCGATGCGGCGAGAAGATCGCCAAAAAGCTGGTGGCGGAGGTCGACAAGAAGCGCAATCTGGAGCTCGCGACCTTCCTTCGCGCGCTCGGTATCTCGGAGCTCGGAAAACATGTCTCCGCCATTTTGGCCGATCGATACCGCACCCTCGACCTCGTGCTCGCGGTGACGGAAGAGGAGCTCCTCGAGACGCACAGCATCGGCTCGTCCATCGCGAAGAGCGTGGTCGCCGGCTTGGCCGAGGCCCGCCCGGTCATCGAGGCGCTGCGCGAGCACGTCACCATCGCGGCGCCCGCGCACCAAGACGGCGGCGCCGAGGGCCCGCTCAGCAACATGTCGTTCGTGTTCACCGGCAAGATGGTGGCCTTCTCCCGCAGCGAGGCCGAAAAGCGCGTGCGCGCGCTGGGCGGCGCGGTGCTCAGCAGCGTCACCAAACAACTGACGTATTTGGTGGTGGGCGCGGACAAGAGCGGCCCCAAGTCGACCAAGGAAAAAGCCGCCGAGAAGCTCATTGGACAGGGCGCCACCCTCAAGGTGCTCTCCGAGGACGAGCTCCTGGCGATGTTGGAGAGCGACAAAGCGTCGTAG
- a CDS encoding AraC family transcriptional regulator: protein MDTSGTIASRNADRVLRWAIGRGFPCEPFHRGPSAREPSRREGARIPASQMFDLWARLARTLDAPDLPVSLAAASRLEDLELLGFVAMTAPTALAGMRALAKYNALLNDAVHWEIVLDARRLEVRRFCAMPLNLGVRLSHETALAQALSGVRQLCGARIDPIAVSFRHRAPRDTRAHRDFFATAIAFDAPFDRIVFRREPFDGTPPGANAALGRWLCAQADEQLAQLTSRGERPLLARVRDEIARALASGAACPMPAVAARLGLTPRTLRRALSAHATSYRALLDGARREAAERLLARPDMSITRAALDAGFSDPSAFTHACRRWFGEAPRDRARRTTPPARS, encoded by the coding sequence GTGGACACCTCTGGAACGATCGCCTCCCGCAACGCCGACCGGGTCCTCCGCTGGGCCATCGGGCGCGGCTTCCCCTGCGAGCCATTTCATCGTGGGCCATCCGCGCGCGAGCCGTCGCGGCGCGAGGGCGCGCGCATCCCCGCGAGCCAGATGTTCGACTTGTGGGCCCGCCTTGCGCGCACCCTCGACGCTCCCGATTTGCCCGTATCGCTCGCGGCCGCGTCGCGGCTGGAAGATCTGGAGCTCCTCGGCTTCGTGGCCATGACGGCGCCGACGGCGCTCGCGGGGATGCGCGCGTTGGCGAAGTACAATGCCCTCTTGAACGACGCCGTCCATTGGGAAATCGTCCTGGACGCGCGCCGCCTCGAGGTGCGGCGATTTTGCGCGATGCCCCTGAACCTCGGCGTGCGCCTCTCGCACGAGACGGCGCTCGCGCAGGCGCTCTCCGGCGTGCGCCAGCTCTGCGGCGCGCGCATCGACCCCATCGCCGTCTCCTTTCGGCACCGCGCGCCGCGCGATACACGCGCGCACCGCGATTTTTTTGCCACCGCCATCGCGTTCGACGCGCCCTTCGATCGCATCGTCTTTCGCCGCGAGCCGTTCGACGGAACACCGCCCGGCGCCAACGCCGCGCTCGGGCGATGGTTGTGCGCCCAGGCCGACGAGCAGCTCGCGCAGCTGACCTCGCGCGGAGAGCGGCCGCTCCTCGCGCGCGTGCGCGACGAGATCGCACGCGCGCTCGCGAGCGGCGCCGCGTGCCCGATGCCCGCCGTGGCCGCACGGCTCGGGCTCACCCCTCGCACCCTTCGCCGCGCGCTCTCGGCCCACGCGACGAGCTACCGTGCCTTGCTCGATGGCGCCCGTCGCGAGGCGGCCGAGCGTCTTTTGGCGCGGCCGGATATGAGCATTACCCGGGCCGCCCTCGACGCCGGTTTCTCCGATCCGAGCGCGTTCACGCACGCATGCCGCCGCTGGTTCGGCGAAGCGCCGCGCGACAGGGCGCGGCGCACGACGCCGCCCGCGCGCTCGTGA
- a CDS encoding GNAT family N-acetyltransferase encodes MKENEINRNQREGTAFRAPLRVLVRELTPADAEAIAQWRYEGPWSIYDPRPTDGPLEASDGYFAVVDAGGEGALVGFACVGAEARVPGLSEEPGVVDVGVGMRPDLVGRGLGGGFLGAVMDFVCRRFGASSLRAVVQSWNERSLRLTARLGFRVAGAITCVQEGRAVEYLVLRWNEGSSPPP; translated from the coding sequence ATGAAAGAAAACGAAATAAATCGAAATCAAAGGGAGGGGACAGCCTTTCGTGCGCCGCTGCGCGTTTTGGTGCGGGAGCTCACGCCGGCGGACGCGGAGGCGATCGCGCAGTGGCGGTACGAAGGGCCATGGAGCATCTACGACCCACGTCCGACCGATGGGCCGCTGGAGGCGAGCGATGGCTACTTCGCGGTGGTCGATGCCGGTGGCGAGGGCGCGCTCGTAGGCTTCGCATGCGTGGGGGCCGAGGCGCGGGTGCCGGGGCTCTCCGAGGAGCCGGGGGTGGTCGATGTCGGCGTGGGGATGCGGCCGGACCTCGTGGGTCGAGGGCTCGGCGGCGGCTTTCTCGGCGCCGTCATGGACTTCGTGTGCCGCCGGTTTGGTGCATCGTCGTTGCGCGCTGTGGTCCAATCGTGGAATGAACGCAGCCTCCGGCTCACGGCGCGCCTGGGGTTTCGCGTGGCGGGCGCCATCACGTGCGTGCAAGAGGGAAGGGCGGTCGAGTACCTCGTGCTCCGTTGGAACGAGGGATCGTCGCCGCCGCCGTGA
- a CDS encoding aminotransferase class I/II-fold pyridoxal phosphate-dependent enzyme translates to MMPLESKLERFFAIWEFKVDYILGASDVDGYPLAELLRLADGDSLDRWSSLTLGYTETAGHPALRAEIARQYETATADDIVVCGGGAVEALYLSMHTLVDTGSHLVVVWPAFESLTKVALAAGAEVTLVPLLAEAGWELDLDAVRRALRPNTRAIVMNYPHNPTGAQLSRAAFQTLIQLARERGIPIVSDEVYRFMELDPALRLPAAADLDERSISVGVMSKAYGLAGLRVGWLACRDPELRRRIVAMKDFTTVCCSAPSEILALMALRAREQVVARCNRIVTDNLAHVDAFFHRWEGLFSWVRPKGGTVGFPLLKSPIPIGDFVTELVEQEGVLLLPGHVFDHPENRFRIGLGRRSLPRALERLDAFVSRRFGSSAR, encoded by the coding sequence ATGATGCCGCTCGAAAGCAAGCTCGAACGCTTTTTTGCCATCTGGGAGTTCAAGGTCGACTACATCCTGGGCGCCTCGGACGTGGATGGTTATCCGCTCGCCGAGCTTCTCCGTCTGGCCGATGGCGACTCCCTCGATCGCTGGAGCTCCCTCACCCTCGGCTACACCGAAACGGCCGGGCACCCTGCCCTGCGCGCGGAGATTGCGCGCCAGTACGAGACGGCGACCGCCGACGACATCGTGGTGTGCGGCGGCGGCGCCGTCGAGGCCTTGTACCTGTCGATGCACACCCTGGTGGACACCGGCTCGCACCTGGTGGTGGTCTGGCCGGCGTTCGAATCGCTCACCAAAGTCGCGCTCGCGGCCGGCGCCGAGGTGACCTTGGTGCCCCTCTTGGCCGAGGCCGGGTGGGAGCTCGATCTGGACGCGGTGCGGCGGGCCCTGCGCCCGAACACCCGGGCCATCGTGATGAATTATCCGCACAACCCCACCGGCGCGCAGTTGTCCCGCGCGGCATTTCAAACGTTGATCCAGCTCGCTCGGGAGCGGGGAATCCCCATCGTCTCGGACGAGGTGTATCGGTTCATGGAGCTCGATCCGGCGCTGCGCCTGCCGGCGGCCGCGGACTTGGACGAGCGCTCCATCAGCGTCGGCGTCATGTCCAAAGCGTATGGCCTCGCCGGGCTGCGCGTAGGATGGCTCGCCTGCCGCGATCCGGAGCTGCGCCGGCGGATCGTCGCCATGAAGGATTTCACCACCGTTTGTTGCTCCGCGCCCTCGGAGATCCTGGCCTTGATGGCCTTGCGCGCGCGGGAGCAGGTGGTCGCCCGATGCAACCGCATCGTCACGGACAACCTCGCGCACGTCGATGCGTTCTTCCATCGGTGGGAGGGGTTGTTCTCCTGGGTCCGCCCCAAGGGTGGCACCGTGGGATTCCCCCTCTTGAAATCGCCGATTCCAATTGGCGATTTCGTCACGGAGCTGGTCGAGCAAGAGGGTGTCCTGCTGCTGCCGGGGCATGTCTTCGATCACCCGGAGAACCGATTCCGAATCGGCCTGGGGCGCCGCTCGCTGCCCCGCGCGCTCGAGCGCCTCGATGCGTTCGTCAGCCGGCGTTTCGGCTCCAGCGCGCGCTGA
- a CDS encoding fatty acid desaturase — protein MEYIVTNGESIPQGNLEGDVDVPLAFIAGKDKRRALPREMFQRMPVVFLTKFFFALGIIATATAAIAWKPTGPVIAVAILVNGLIFAHLVELQHECMHNHAFRSPKLNRLFGVLCGVFMMSSHSHYRYDHLRHHAYLGTKINMEHFRYRFQNLNSIFGFTRAFFDPSRFGRVAGILWRALLRRPIPGIEKEKYDRDIKNEYIFYFVLLLASIAYTAYSGSWLPLLAWWAPALLVAEGVHFLIEMPEHFGLNTQTQQDVLSNTRTIRTSAIVTWFVNGNNLHTAHHYHHGVPMCNIKKLHAMMEKDIKVFEPSYRSLYRAILAGKIKHAPDETCMER, from the coding sequence ATGGAATACATCGTTACGAACGGTGAGAGCATTCCCCAAGGCAACCTCGAGGGGGACGTCGACGTCCCCTTGGCGTTCATCGCAGGAAAGGACAAACGACGCGCCTTGCCGCGCGAAATGTTTCAAAGGATGCCCGTCGTGTTCCTCACGAAGTTCTTCTTTGCCCTGGGGATCATCGCCACCGCCACCGCGGCCATCGCCTGGAAGCCGACAGGGCCCGTCATCGCCGTGGCCATCTTGGTCAATGGCCTCATCTTCGCGCACCTGGTCGAATTGCAGCACGAGTGCATGCACAACCATGCCTTCCGCTCCCCAAAACTGAATCGCCTCTTCGGCGTGCTGTGCGGCGTTTTCATGATGAGCTCTCACTCGCACTACCGCTACGATCACCTGCGCCACCATGCTTATTTGGGCACCAAGATCAATATGGAGCACTTCCGATACCGATTTCAGAACCTGAACTCGATCTTCGGGTTCACGCGCGCCTTCTTCGATCCGAGCCGCTTCGGGCGGGTGGCCGGCATCCTCTGGCGCGCGCTCCTGCGCCGGCCCATCCCGGGGATCGAAAAAGAGAAGTACGATCGCGACATCAAGAACGAATATATATTCTACTTCGTCCTTCTGCTGGCCAGCATCGCCTACACGGCATACAGCGGCTCGTGGTTACCGCTGCTGGCCTGGTGGGCTCCGGCGCTGCTGGTCGCCGAAGGCGTGCACTTCCTGATCGAAATGCCCGAACATTTCGGCCTAAACACGCAAACTCAGCAAGACGTATTGTCCAATACGCGCACCATTCGAACGTCGGCCATCGTCACGTGGTTCGTCAATGGCAACAACTTGCACACGGCGCATCACTACCATCACGGTGTGCCCATGTGCAATATCAAGAAGCTGCACGCCATGATGGAAAAGGACATCAAGGTCTTCGAGCCGTCGTATCGATCGCTTTATCGGGCCATCTTGGCCGGTAAAATCAAGCACGCGCCCGACGAAACGTGCATGGAACGGTGA
- a CDS encoding pyridoxal-dependent decarboxylase: MDDRSIGSTEETLDPESWEELRQLGHRMVDDMFSYFEDLRKRPVWQPMPEDVRARFQEPIPLTPQGAEEAYTDFTKLILPYVTGNAHPRFWGWVCGNGTGLSMLAEMLAAAINSSVDGFDDAGTYVEAQVIAWCKTMLGYRPEASGILLSGCSMANFVGLAVARNNLRDADVKQRGLAGTSPLIVYGSTEAHSSIQKAVQLLGLGTHALSRIPVDDAHRIDVRALASAIEHDRAAGRIPLAIIGTAGTVNTGAIDDLPALADLAARQRIWFHLDGAFGACAALSPALRPKLAGLERADSIAFDLHKWMYFPYEAGCVLVRSDAEHRAAFRYEAAYMAPSTRGLSAARSQPFTEYGPQLSRGFRALKIWMGIKEHGIDKFRRLIEQNVAQARYLAELVTASPELELLAPVSLNVVCLRYRFPGDDDQRNTLNRELLHRLQESGAAVPSHTVLNGRFALRVSITNHRSRREDFDFLVHEVEKLGRELVREPGRQPTGTR, encoded by the coding sequence ATGGACGATCGCTCGATCGGCAGCACGGAAGAAACGCTGGATCCGGAGTCGTGGGAGGAGTTGCGGCAGCTTGGCCATCGCATGGTGGACGACATGTTCTCCTACTTCGAAGACCTGCGAAAAAGGCCCGTTTGGCAGCCGATGCCCGAGGACGTTCGCGCGCGATTCCAAGAGCCGATACCGCTCACCCCGCAAGGTGCGGAAGAGGCGTATACCGACTTCACGAAGCTGATTCTGCCTTACGTTACCGGCAATGCGCATCCACGCTTTTGGGGATGGGTGTGCGGAAATGGCACCGGATTGTCGATGCTGGCCGAAATGCTTGCAGCGGCCATCAATTCCAGCGTCGACGGGTTCGACGACGCGGGGACCTATGTCGAGGCTCAGGTGATCGCATGGTGCAAAACCATGCTGGGATATCGGCCCGAGGCCAGCGGCATCCTCCTGAGCGGATGTTCGATGGCCAACTTCGTGGGCCTGGCCGTGGCCCGCAACAATTTACGGGACGCAGACGTCAAACAGAGGGGGCTGGCCGGGACGAGCCCCTTGATCGTATATGGCTCGACCGAGGCACACTCCTCGATTCAAAAGGCCGTGCAGCTCCTCGGGCTCGGCACCCACGCGCTGTCCCGAATCCCCGTCGACGACGCGCACCGCATCGATGTGCGCGCGCTGGCGTCTGCGATCGAACACGACCGCGCGGCGGGCCGCATCCCGCTGGCCATCATCGGCACGGCGGGCACCGTCAACACGGGCGCCATCGACGACCTTCCTGCCCTGGCCGATCTGGCCGCGCGCCAGCGCATCTGGTTCCACCTCGATGGCGCGTTCGGCGCCTGCGCGGCCCTCTCCCCGGCCTTGCGACCCAAGCTCGCCGGCTTGGAGCGCGCCGATTCAATCGCCTTCGATCTCCACAAGTGGATGTATTTCCCTTACGAGGCCGGCTGCGTCCTGGTCCGCTCGGACGCCGAGCACCGCGCGGCGTTCCGCTACGAGGCAGCCTACATGGCGCCTTCGACCCGGGGCTTGTCGGCCGCGCGATCGCAACCGTTCACCGAGTACGGGCCCCAACTGTCCCGAGGGTTTCGTGCCCTCAAGATCTGGATGGGCATCAAAGAACATGGAATCGACAAATTCCGGCGCCTGATCGAGCAAAACGTGGCGCAGGCCCGCTACCTCGCGGAGTTGGTCACGGCATCCCCGGAGCTGGAGCTGCTGGCGCCCGTATCCCTCAATGTCGTGTGCCTGCGTTACCGGTTCCCGGGCGACGACGATCAGCGCAACACGTTGAACCGCGAGCTGCTCCACCGATTGCAAGAGAGCGGCGCGGCGGTGCCATCGCACACCGTCTTGAATGGACGCTTCGCGCTGCGCGTGTCGATCACCAACCATCGCAGCCGCCGCGAGGACTTCGACTTTCTGGTGCACGAGGTCGAGAAGCTCGGACGCGAGCTCGTGCGCGAGCCCGGACGACAGCCCACGGGGACCCGATGA
- a CDS encoding benzoate/H(+) symporter BenE family transporter: protein MRTFASPAAPTSALSGSNVAAGFITVLVGFTSSIAVVFQAASAAGATPEQTSSWLWSIGMGTGLTCIGLSLRYRAPVVTAWSTAGAAILATSLPGVPMSESIGIFLFSGALATLVGVTGWFEKALSRISLPLASAMLAGILARFGMDVFVAMKSQLVLVLTMLATYVIGKRLWPRYAVISVMIAGSAVAWARGLMHVETFHVALATPVFIAPSFSWPTLIGIGVPLFVVNMASQNVPGVAAIRASGYRTPISPLITSTGVLNMLLAPFGCCSLNLAAITAAICMGKEAHEDPSKRYMAGVFAGLFYLLSGVFGATIGALFTVFPKELVFAVAGIALFATIANGLHTAMSTEHQREPAIITFLVALSGVSLFGIGAAFWALLAGVLTSLALNWRKARAA from the coding sequence ATGAGAACCTTCGCCTCACCCGCCGCCCCGACGTCCGCGCTCTCCGGCTCCAACGTCGCCGCAGGCTTCATCACCGTCCTCGTCGGCTTTACAAGCTCCATTGCCGTCGTTTTTCAAGCTGCGTCCGCCGCCGGCGCCACCCCGGAGCAGACGAGCTCGTGGTTGTGGTCCATCGGAATGGGAACGGGGCTCACGTGCATCGGGCTATCCCTGCGCTACCGCGCACCGGTGGTCACCGCCTGGTCGACTGCGGGCGCGGCCATTCTGGCGACGAGCCTCCCCGGCGTTCCCATGTCGGAGAGCATCGGCATTTTTCTTTTCTCCGGCGCGCTCGCCACATTGGTCGGCGTCACGGGGTGGTTCGAAAAGGCGTTGAGCCGCATTTCGTTGCCCCTGGCCTCGGCCATGCTCGCCGGCATCCTCGCGCGCTTTGGGATGGATGTCTTCGTGGCCATGAAATCGCAGCTCGTCTTGGTCCTGACCATGCTGGCCACGTACGTGATCGGAAAACGGCTCTGGCCTCGCTACGCCGTCATCAGCGTGATGATCGCGGGCAGCGCGGTGGCGTGGGCGCGCGGGCTGATGCACGTCGAGACCTTTCACGTGGCGCTGGCCACGCCCGTGTTCATCGCGCCTTCGTTCTCGTGGCCCACGCTCATCGGCATCGGTGTTCCCTTGTTCGTGGTGAACATGGCCTCGCAAAACGTCCCCGGCGTGGCGGCCATCCGCGCATCCGGATACCGCACGCCCATATCGCCGCTCATTACGAGCACGGGGGTGCTGAACATGCTCCTCGCGCCGTTCGGGTGCTGCTCGCTCAACCTCGCGGCCATCACGGCCGCCATTTGCATGGGCAAAGAGGCGCACGAAGATCCGTCCAAGCGCTACATGGCCGGCGTGTTCGCCGGGCTCTTTTACCTGCTCTCCGGGGTGTTCGGCGCCACCATCGGCGCGCTCTTCACCGTATTTCCCAAAGAGCTGGTCTTCGCGGTCGCCGGGATCGCGCTCTTCGCGACCATCGCCAATGGCCTTCACACGGCCATGTCCACCGAGCATCAACGCGAGCCCGCCATCATCACGTTCTTGGTGGCCTTGTCCGGGGTCTCCCTGTTCGGCATCGGCGCCGCGTTCTGGGCGCTCCTCGCGGGCGTCCTCACGTCCCTTGCCCTGAACTGGCGCAAGGCGCGGGCGGCGTGA